The sequence TCAAGCAGGCCTACGAAGCAATCGAGGCGGGACGGAGCGACGGCGACGCCGAACGCGGACGCGAACGGGAGCGAAGTCGCCCGGTCGGCACCCGCGTCACCTACCTCAACTACGCCGTCCTCGACGATTACGGCTGGACGCTCGACGACGCGGACCTGTTCGAGAACGCCGCCAGCGCGGATCTCGATCCCACAGACTACGGCGAGTTCCGGGTCGAGCCCGGCGAGACGCTGCTCGAAGCGGCCGAGAACAGGGGGTTCGCGTGGCCCTTCGCCTGCCGAGGCGGAGCGTGTGCGAACTGCGCCGTCGCCGTCGTCGAAGGCGAGATGACGATGCCCGCGGACCACATTCTGTCGACGGAGATGTACGACCGCGGCATCCGTCTCTCCTGTCTCG comes from Haloplanus sp. XH21 and encodes:
- the fer gene encoding ferredoxin Fer, yielding MDAPFEVLGIDPDADDAAVDKAYRRRVMETHPDQGGSVREFQLVKQAYEAIEAGRSDGDAERGRERERSRPVGTRVTYLNYAVLDDYGWTLDDADLFENAASADLDPTDYGEFRVEPGETLLEAAENRGFAWPFACRGGACANCAVAVVEGEMTMPADHILSTEMYDRGIRLSCLGGPTTEEMNVVYNVKEMPGLDELRLPPYRFERARSDD